The DNA region AAAAATCAAAGATGTCGCTAGGAAGAATAACGTGCCCATCCGGGAAAACAAACCCTTGGCACAGGCCTTGTATAAGAGTGTTGAGATCGGCCAGACCATACCTGAAGACCTGTATAAGGCAGTGGCTGCGGTTCTGGCGGAAATATACAAGATGAAAGGCAGATGATCAGGTCCGTCCTGAACTTCAGCCCATCCGGAACAAACCAGCAGGTGGTTCTGGCAGGCTAAAAAGGTCCGAAACAAACATTCCAGGTGTCAAATATATGTCAGTAAAATCATCAGTGGCCAATCTGGATTACTCCAAGTTCACCAGACAGGGCGATATCCTCCTGGCTTCGGGAGTTGTAATCATACTGTTCGTCATGCTTGTGCCTCTGCCCACCATCATCCTGGACATCATGCTGACCTTCAATCTGTCCTTTGCCTTTGTGATCCTGATGACCGCCATGTTCATCAAGACTCCTCTGGAATTCACCATCTTTCCCTCACTGCTCCTGGTCACTACCCTCATGCGTCTGGCCATCAACGTGGCCACAACCAGGTTGATCCTGCTCCACGGCGATACCGGGACCAATGCTGCAGGCAAGGTGGTGGAGTCATTCGGAAGCTTTGTGGTGGGCGGTAATTACCTTATAGGTATTGTCATATTTCTGATTCTTTTCGCCCTGAACAAAATGGTCATTGCTACTGGAACCACCAGGATCGCTGAAGTAGCCGCCAGGTTCACCCTGGATTCACTGCCTGGCAAACAGATGTCCATTGAAGCCGACCTGAATGCCGGGCTCATCGATGAAAACGAAGCCAAGAGACAAAGAGAAGCCATCCGCAAGGAATCGGATTTCTACGGAGCCATGGATGGTGCAGGCAAGTTCGTATCCGGTGACGTCAAAGCCGGGATGCTCATAACCGTGATCAATATTGTCGGGGGGCTACTCATAGGCATTTTTCAACAAGGCATGAGCTGGAACGAGGCTGCCCAGACCTACACCCTGCTGACCATAGGGGACGGACTGGTGGCTACCATCCCTTCCATCATCATCTCTACATCAGCCGGCATCATTGTCAGCCGGGCAGCGGCAGAAGCCCAGATGGGAGAGGAATTCATCGCCCAGCTGACCAATCACCCCAGGGCCCTGCGTCTGGTAGCCGGAGTCCTGTTTTTGTTCGGCATGGTCCCAGGGATGCCTACTTTTGTTTTCCTCCTTCTGTCAGGCTTTCTGTTCACTGTCTCCTTCCTGGCCCAGGGCCAGAAAGACCGGGAAGAAGAAAAGAGGGGTCCCAAGAGGCAGGACAAGAAGCCCTCCCTGGAAACCCCTGAAGAAGTCCACGCCCTTCTGCCTCTGGACATTCTGGAACTTGAAGTTGGTTACGGACTGATCCCTCTGGTGGACGAGGAACAAAGCGGCAATCTTCTGGCCAGGATCAGGTCCATCCGCAGGCAGTTCGCTGTGGACATGGGCGTGGTCATTCCTTCCCTTCACCTGCGGGACAACCTGCAGCTCAAACCAGGTGAATACGCAGTCCTGATCAAGGGCAACCAGGTGGCCAGAGCAGAAATCATGATCGATCACTTTCTGGCAATGGACCCCGGGGATGCCAAACATCGGATCAAAGGCATTGAAACCCTTGAACCGGCCTTTAATCTTCCAGCCCTGTGGATTCCAGAAAACAAAAAGGAAGAAGCAGCCATGGCCGGATATACTGTAGTTGATCCGTCAACTGTAATTGCTACTCACCTGACAGAAATATTCAAGCATAATCTGCATGAATTTCTGGGTAGGCAGGAAACCCAGGCCCTTCTGGACAATCTGGGCCAGAGAGCTCCCAAAGCTGTAGAAGAACTGGTTCC from Desulfonatronovibrio hydrogenovorans DSM 9292 includes:
- the flhA gene encoding flagellar biosynthesis protein FlhA, yielding MSVKSSVANLDYSKFTRQGDILLASGVVIILFVMLVPLPTIILDIMLTFNLSFAFVILMTAMFIKTPLEFTIFPSLLLVTTLMRLAINVATTRLILLHGDTGTNAAGKVVESFGSFVVGGNYLIGIVIFLILFALNKMVIATGTTRIAEVAARFTLDSLPGKQMSIEADLNAGLIDENEAKRQREAIRKESDFYGAMDGAGKFVSGDVKAGMLITVINIVGGLLIGIFQQGMSWNEAAQTYTLLTIGDGLVATIPSIIISTSAGIIVSRAAAEAQMGEEFIAQLTNHPRALRLVAGVLFLFGMVPGMPTFVFLLLSGFLFTVSFLAQGQKDREEEKRGPKRQDKKPSLETPEEVHALLPLDILELEVGYGLIPLVDEEQSGNLLARIRSIRRQFAVDMGVVIPSLHLRDNLQLKPGEYAVLIKGNQVARAEIMIDHFLAMDPGDAKHRIKGIETLEPAFNLPALWIPENKKEEAAMAGYTVVDPSTVIATHLTEIFKHNLHEFLGRQETQALLDNLGQRAPKAVEELVPGTLSLGVVQKVLQNLVKEKVSIRDLLTIIETLSDYGQQTKDPEQLTEFVRQKMGRTIVKPFLGEEGTLSVISMEDKIEAAFQDGLRQTDHGTYLAMEPKLAQKIIQAISRIMEKTVVSDGQPVLLTTPVIRPHLAQLLLRFVPNLPVISQTEIPSNIRLESANIVSLKNAD